The DNA window AGAGCGCGGCGACCTGCTGCATCCAGGTGGGCAGGCTGGTGAAGACGAAGAACACGCCGGAGATGAACTGGAGCACCAGCGCGACCGGGGTGACCACGGCCGAGCCGCTGCGGGCGGTGCGGGCCAGCGACGAGATGGCGATGCCGCAGAGCGTGCACGCGGTGACGCCGAGAACCGCGACCCAGCCGAACGTCAGCCACGTGGCGGCGGTCTGCGGCAGGTCCAGGTCGAACAGCGCGACCGAGACGGCGAGCAGGAGCGCGGTCTCGGCGATTCCGATGACCACCACCATGATCACCTTGCCGGCGAACCAGACCCACTTCGGCATCGGCGTGCCCCGGTAGCGCTTGAGCACGCCCCGGTCCCGCTCGATCGGGATCCAGATGCCGAGGTTCTGGAAGCTCACCGTCATCAGGCCGGTGGCGATCATGCCGGTGATGAAGTATTGCGTGTAGCTGACGCCGGGGGCGATCTCGTCGCTGAAGATCGCCGCGAAGATCAGGATCATGATGATCGGGAAGCCCATCGTGAACACGACGGACTCCCGGCTGCGCAGGAACTGGGTGATCTCCAGCCGGCCCTGGCGCAGGGCCAGCGCGCCCGGGCCGAGCCGCCGGGCCGGCGCGGCGGCGGCGATCGGGGCCGCCGGCTTCGTCGTGGTGCTCATGGGTGTCCGATCATTCGCAGGTAGACGTCTTCCAGGGTCGGCCGGCTCACCGCGAGGCCGGGAACCTCGCCGCCGAAGCGCGCGGCCAGCTCGGCCACCAGCGCCGTCGGCGTCGCGGTCTCCGCCGACTCCGCCAGCCCGTCCGGGGTACGCCAGGAGACGGTCGCCAGCGCCTCCTGCCGGTTGCCGAGCCGGTTCGGCGGCGCCACCTCCACCACCCGGCCGGCCGCGATCACGCCGACCCGGTCGGCGAGCGCCTCGGCCTCGTCGAGGTAGTGGGTGGTGAGCACGATCGTGGTGCCGGCGGCGGAGAGGTCCCGGATCAGCTCCCAGAACTCGCGCCGGGCCTCCGGGTCGAAGCCGGTGGTCGGCTCGTCGAGGAAGAGCAGTTCGGGGCGGCCGATGATGCCCAGCGCCACGTCCAGGCGGCGCTTCTGCCCGCCGGAGAGCGTGTGCGTACGGGCCTTGGCCTTGGCGCCCAGCCCGACCCGCTCGACGACCTTGGCCGGGTCGTCGGCGTCCGGATAGAAGCCGGAGAAGTGCCGGACCACCTCGCCGACGGTCAGCTCGTCGAACTCGCCGGTGCCCTGGAGCACGATGCCGACCCTTGAGCGCCAGTCGGCGTCCGGCTTGGCCGGGTCGACGCTCAGCACCCGGACCTCGCCGGCGTCGCGGTGGCGGTAGCCCTCCAGGATCTCCACGGTGGTGGTCTTGCCCGCGCCGTTCGGGCCGAGCAGGGCGAACACCTCGCCCCGGTGGACGTCCAGGTCCACCCCGGCCACCGCGACGTTGTCGCCGTACGTCTTACGCAGTCCCCGAACGGAGATCGCGAGCTGCTGGTCCATGCCTCAAGTGTGCGTCCTGCCGTTACCCGCTGCGATCCCGGGGTTATCTATATACGTGAGGTATACACCCGGTGTAGTCTGCCTGCATGACGGTTCCCCTGACCCTGCTCGGCCTGCTCGAACGCGAACCGAGCCACGGCTACGACCTGAAGCGTGACTACGACACCTTCTTCGGGCGCGGCAAGCCGCTGCCCTACGGGCAGGTCTACTCGACGCTCAGCCGGCTGGCCCGCGACGGCAAGGTGGTGGTCAGCGACGTCGAGCCCGGCGCCGGCCCCGACCGCAAGCGCTACGTCATCACCGACCGGGGCGCCACCGAGGTGGAGCACTGGCTGACCGAGCCGGTCGAGCCGGAACCACACCTGCAGACCGTGCTGTTCGCCAAGGTCGTGCTCGCCCTGATGCTGGGCCGCCCGGCCGAGGACTACCTGGACACCCAGCGCGCCGCCCACCTGCGCCGGATGCGGGAGCTGACCGAGGTCAAGCGGTCCGGCGGGCTGGTCGACGTGATGCTCGCCGACCACGGCCTCTACCACCTGGAGGCCGACCTGCGCTGGATCGAGATGGCCGGCGCCCGACTGGACGCGCTACGGAAGGCGGTACGGCGATGACCGTGACGATCGAGGCCCGGGACGTGACGTTCTCGTTCGGTGACACCCCGGCCCTGCGCGGCGCGAGCCTCACCGTCGGGGCCGGTGAGATCGTCGCCGTGATGGGCCCCAGCGGCTCCGGCAAGTCGACGCTGCTGCACTGCCTGGCCGGCATCCTGGTGCCCGACTCCGGCGAGGTCCGCTTCGGCGACGTGCGCCTCGACGCGCTCGGCGAGGCGGAGCGCAGCGCGCTGCGCCGCGACCGCTTCGGGTTCGTCTTCCAGTTCGGCCAGCTCGTCCCGGAACTCACCGCGGCGGAGAACGTCGCGCTGCCGCTGCTGCTCGGCGGCGTCCGGCGCGCCCCGGCGCTGCGGTCCGCCCGCGCCTGGTTCGAGCGGCTCGGGCTGGGCGGCCTGGAGCACCGCCGCTCCGGGGAACTCTCCGGCGGGCAGGCCCAGCGGGTGGCGCTGGCCCGGGGCCTGGTCGCCCGGCCGCAGGTGCTCTTCGCCGACGAGCCGACCGGCGCGCTCGACTCGCTCACCGGCGAGGAGGTGATGGACCTGCTCGTCGACACCGCCCG is part of the Micromonospora sp. WMMD980 genome and encodes:
- a CDS encoding ABC transporter ATP-binding protein, with the translated sequence MDQQLAISVRGLRKTYGDNVAVAGVDLDVHRGEVFALLGPNGAGKTTTVEILEGYRHRDAGEVRVLSVDPAKPDADWRSRVGIVLQGTGEFDELTVGEVVRHFSGFYPDADDPAKVVERVGLGAKAKARTHTLSGGQKRRLDVALGIIGRPELLFLDEPTTGFDPEARREFWELIRDLSAAGTTIVLTTHYLDEAEALADRVGVIAAGRVVEVAPPNRLGNRQEALATVSWRTPDGLAESAETATPTALVAELAARFGGEVPGLAVSRPTLEDVYLRMIGHP
- a CDS encoding ABC transporter permease: MSTTTKPAAPIAAAAPARRLGPGALALRQGRLEITQFLRSRESVVFTMGFPIIMILIFAAIFSDEIAPGVSYTQYFITGMIATGLMTVSFQNLGIWIPIERDRGVLKRYRGTPMPKWVWFAGKVIMVVVIGIAETALLLAVSVALFDLDLPQTAATWLTFGWVAVLGVTACTLCGIAISSLARTARSGSAVVTPVALVLQFISGVFFVFTSLPTWMQQVAALFPLKWMCQGLRSVFLPDSFGAQEPGGSFELGKVALVLGLWCVIGLILCLTTFRWTTRRDG
- a CDS encoding PadR family transcriptional regulator — encoded protein: MTVPLTLLGLLEREPSHGYDLKRDYDTFFGRGKPLPYGQVYSTLSRLARDGKVVVSDVEPGAGPDRKRYVITDRGATEVEHWLTEPVEPEPHLQTVLFAKVVLALMLGRPAEDYLDTQRAAHLRRMRELTEVKRSGGLVDVMLADHGLYHLEADLRWIEMAGARLDALRKAVRR
- a CDS encoding ABC transporter ATP-binding protein, whose product is MTVTIEARDVTFSFGDTPALRGASLTVGAGEIVAVMGPSGSGKSTLLHCLAGILVPDSGEVRFGDVRLDALGEAERSALRRDRFGFVFQFGQLVPELTAAENVALPLLLGGVRRAPALRSARAWFERLGLGGLEHRRSGELSGGQAQRVALARGLVARPQVLFADEPTGALDSLTGEEVMDLLVDTAREQGTTVVLVTHEPRVAAYADREVVVRDGRVNAPAGVAS